The stretch of DNA TATTAATATGAAATATTTTATAATTAAATAATAATCTAAACAATACTAAAAATAGATAAGATTCATCTCAATATGAGATGAATGGAGGCGAACCCTTTGGAATTAAGACAAATTCAATACTTTATGGAAGTGGCAAAACGTGAACATGTGACCGAAGCTGCAATGGCACTGCATGTAGCACAATCAGCGGTAAGCCGCCAAGTCTTTAATCTGGAAAAAGAACTCGGTGTCAGTTTATTTATTCGCGAGGGACGAAATGTGAAATTAACCATGATTGGACAAATGTTTTTAGAACATATGGAACAAGCCATGATGGTGATTGAATAGGCGCAGCGGGAAATTGAAGAATATTTAGACCCAATGAAAGGCACAATTCGAATAGGATTTCCGAGCAGCCTGGCGTCATACACACTTCCAACCACCATTTCTGCTTTTCGCGAACATTACCCTCAGGTGAAATTTCAACTCAAGCAAGGTTCCTATAATAAGTTGATTGAAGGGGTTATTAATGGTGATTTTGATATGGCCTTGATTGGCCCTGTTCCAAAACAGGAGATGAAAGTGTTGGGGACAACACTATTTACAGATAATATTGTGGCCCTATTGCCCACAACGCATCCATTAGCTAATCAATCATCAATAAAGTTAGGTCAACTGCGTGATGATTCCTTCGTCTTGTGGCCCAAAGGATTTATTTTAAGGGATATCATCGTAGATGCATGTGGACAACTTGGTTTCCAGCCGAAAGTGTCCTTCGAGGGGGAAGATATTGATTCGATAAAAGGATTGGTTTCAGCAGGCCTTGGAATCACCTTAATTCCTGAAATTACTTTGGTGGACGGGTTTCCTCGGTCAACCGTTAAAATACCGATTATTGAGCCTGCAGTTACCCGTACGGTCGGAGTTATTATCTCGAGGGAACGCAAGATGCTCCCTACGGTACGACTTGTTAAAAGATTTCTATTTCAGATTGGATCGATACCAGATGTAAAAAGCCCAACTATTTTCAGTTGGGCTTTATACTATGCTTTTTGTTCGAAAAGTTTCACAATTTCAATGACGGTGTTTGTTGCTTTGATCATATTATCGACAGATATAAACTCATACTTCCCATGGAAGTTTTCCCCGCCAGTAAAAATATTTGGGGTTGGAAGTCCCATATAAGAAAGCTGTGAGCCATCTGTACCGCCGCGGATTGGTTTGATCAGGGGTTTAATGCCTAGACTTTCCATTGCCTGTTGAGCAATGTCTACAATCTCCATCACCGGTTTGATTTTTTCACCCATATTGTAATATTGGTCCTTCAATTCTAAAAGGACGGTACCCTTCCCGTATCGCTCATTTAGCAGATCAACAATAGAGGTAATTCTATTTTTTCGAGCTGCGAAGATTTCTTTGTCATGATCCCGGATAATGTAGTTGAGTTTTGTTTGCTCAACGTCACCATGGAAGGAAATCAGATGATAGAATCCTTCATATCCTTCTGTATGTTCAGGTGCCTCTAATGGCGGCAGTTGGCTATGTAATTCCATGGCAATTTTCATTGAATTCACCATTTTATCTTTGGCGGAACCTGGATGAATATTGGTTCCGTTGATCGTGATTTTAGCAGCTGCGGCATTAAAACTTTCATATTCTAACTCTCCGAGCGGGCCGCCATCCACGGTATAAGCATATTTAGCGTTAAAAGCGGCTACATCGAACTTATGTGGACCTCTGCCAATTTCCTCATCCGGTGTGAACGCAACGCGGACCTTACCATGTTTGATTTCTGGATGTTGAATCAGGTAGGACATTGCGGTCATAATTTCTGCGATTCCAGCTTTGTTATCGGCACCTAAAAGTGTCGTGCCATCTGTTGTGATCAGTGTGTGCCCTTTGTAGCTAGGAAGGCTTGGGAAATCCTTCGTTGACATCGTGACATTTGGGTTAAGAGTGATATCTTTCCCATCATAGTTTTCAATGATTTGTGGATTCACGTTTTTGCCCGTGAAATCAGTCGCTGTATCGACGTGTGCTAAGAAGCCAATGGTTGGCACATCTTTATCCGTATTGGACGGCAGGGTTGCCATCACATACCCATTTTCGTCGATGGTTACGTCTTGCATTCCAATTGACGTTAACTCTTCAACAAGCATATTGGCTAACGTGAGTTGACCTGGAGTAGAAGGACAACTTTCATTGCTCTCATCCGACTGCGTATCCACCTTTACATAGGAAGTAAACCTTTCAATCATCTCATTCTTCACTGTGCAGCACTCCCCTTTCAATAGTTACAAGATAATAATAGCATGTTAGGTGGGGTGTGCGGAAATTGGATGGTTGGTGTTGATGGAATGGGTATTTTGTTGGGGTGGATACTTGCGACTATGGCGACGAGAGGTATACTCTCGGATAGCAGAAAATACTCTCGGATAAGGGATGTTTACTCTCGGATGGCGGAAAATACTCTCGGATAGGAGATGTTTACTCTCGGATGGCGGAAAGTACTCTCGGATAAGGGATGTTTACTCTCGGATGGAGGAAAATACTCTCGGATAAGGGATGTTTACTCTCGGATGGCGGTAAATACTCTCGGATAAGAGATGTTTACTCTCGGATGGCGGAAAATACTCTCGGATAAGGGATGTTTACTCTCGGATGGCGGAAAATACTCTCGGATAAGGGATGTTTACTCTCGGATGGCGGAAAATACTCTCGGATAAGGGATGTTTACTCTCGGATGGCAGAAAATACTCTCGGATGGCAGAAAATACTCTCAAATGGATTATTTAAATGGGTCTTCATGGAAATTTATGTAGTAGATTCTGTTGCGAAATGTACCTTTGTATTTCAGTTGCATACTGCTTAAAATTCTTGTGGCAGTATGTATATCAACCCCCAAAAACTCCCGACACTCCCGATTAGTAATAGTCCTTTTCACCACCAAAAACCACTCCGCCAAACTCCCACGATGAGCCAAGTGGTCGTTCACTTTACAAATTGGACAGTGCCAGGTCCTTGGTAATTTATCCATCCTAATCTTACCGCATGTTCCACACCTTACCCCTGGTTGGATATGGTTTAACCCAATTTGATAAGATTCACAAATCGGCTTTGGAATGAAGGTTCGATGACTTTTAAGTAGATCACTAGAAAGCCTGTTAAAAGTGGAAGTATCCAGTTTCGTTCCTTGCTGTGAAAGGTCTTTAATAAACGGTGGAATCAAGTTTGGGAAAAGCAGCTTAGTATTGGCTGGGGGAATCTCCACATGTTGCTTCGGATAAGCTAACACAATGGCTCCATAAAGAGGTAAATCGATATTTCGCTGTGATAACCAGGCTGTCAAAAGCTCAATATTTCGTTCTAATTGAACCACTGGACTTTCATAATAATTTATTTGCCCATCATCCTTTTTTTGAACGAGTTGAGGGGGATTTTCTCTGAATTCTAAGCTGCCGCTCATATTTTTTGTTTCCAAAATAACACCAAAATGGGGTGTTTTAATAAGATGGTCCATTTGAAAGTTGGTATCTGAAGAAAGGGATAAATCGTGGAAAATGTTGTTTTTGAATGGAAATCGGTACTTTTGAAGGGCTTCAGTTACCCTCTGTTCGCCTCCAATCCCTGCTTCAATGGCAGACTGCTTTGCCTGTAAAACGGGAACAATAGGGTGATTGGCTGCTAGCCTGCTCTGTGCGTAAATCAAACCTTTTAACGTAAGTGAATCAGAACGTTCTTTCATTTTTCACCTCCAAATGTATCCTAGCACATCCCCACTCTTAAGTGTAGAAACTTCATAATTTTGTAAAAAATTAAGCCTGACCGCCTATTGACCAAGGGAGTCAACAGGGGTAAACTAATATTGACTGATGTGGTCAACAATATGAAATAAACAACATGAAATCAACAAAATAGAAAGAAGGCTGCTAGTATGTTTTCAAAATTTATGAGCCTGGATTCCGAAAAGCAGAATCGAATTATTAATGCTGCAATAAAAGAATTTGCCCAGAAAGGATATGATAGCGCCTCAACGAATGAAATCGTCAAGGAAGCGGGTATCTCTAAAGGGTTGCTATTTCACTATTTTCAAAGCAAGAAACAGCTGTTTTTCTTTCTGTTTGACTATTGCTACAACCTCGTTGCTGATGAATTTTATAAAAAGGTCGATTTAACAGAAAGAGACTTTTTTAAAAGAATCCGTCAATCTGTCCACATCAAAATGGACTTGCAGACAAAATATCCAGAAATCTTAACGTTTATCCAAGAGGCATTTATGCAGGATTCACCCGAAATAAAAGACGAGTTTGATAAAAAGAAACAGGAACTAAACGCTGTGAATATTAGAATTATTTATGATGGAATTGATCTTTCAAAATTTAGGGAAGACGTAGATGTTCAAAAAATATTAAAGGTCATCACATGGACCTTTGAAAAAATGAGTGATGAGGAGCTCCTCAAAGCGAAAATGGTCCCTGGTCACAAGATTGATTATGAAAAAGTCTTTCTAGAAGCGGAAGAGTATTTTGAGATATTCATTAAATGCTTTTATAAATAAGGGGGCTGTGACGATGAATGTGATTGAGATTAAGAATCTAACAAAGACTTACGGCAAAGCAAGAGGAATTAGTGACATCAGCTTTAACGTTGAGGAAGGCGAGATTTTTGGCTTTATCGGTCCAAATGGTGCTGGGAAATCGACCACCATTCGGACACTCCTTTCACTCATTTACCCTACCAGCGGCAGTGCAACTATATTTGGGAAAGATACCGTCCAATATGCTCCTGAAATCAAAAAGGAAATTGGCTATTTGCCGTCTGAAGTATTTTATTACGACAATATGAAGGTGAAAGACCTATTAAACTATTCAGCTAGTTTTTATAAAAAGGACTGCAGTAAGAGAATAAAAGAATTGGCTGAGATAATGGATTTAGATCTCAATAAAAAAATTGATGACCTTTCACTAGGAAATAAAAAGAAGGTCGGGATTGTTCAAGGCCTGCTTCATGAGCCAAAACTAATTATTCTTGATGAACCGACGAGTGGTTTAGACCCTCTTATGCAGCAGAAATTCTTTGAATTGCTTGAGGAAGAGAACCGAAAAGGCGCGACGATTTTATTTTCCTCTCATATTTTAACAGAGGTACAACGCCTATGTAATCGGGTCGCGATTATTAAAGAGGGCAAGATTGTTACGGTTGAAAAGATTAGTACATTAAAAGAAAATACGTATAAAAAGTTCAAAGTCGAAACAAAAGAAAGCCTTGATGCCAATTACTTCAACTCAATGGGAGTAAATAAATTAGAGGTAAAAGGAAACTTTACAAGCTTTCTTTTTAAAGGAAATATTAATGACGTCATGCGGAAAATTGCTGACATAGAAATCACGAATCTATGGATTGAAGAGCCAGACCTTGAGGAGATTTTTATGCACTATTACGAAAAGGAGGCCTAAAAGATGAATATACTGTTGCATGAATTGAGGGCATATCGGAAGTCCACCATTATTTGGACGGTATCGTTAATAGCCATAGTAGCACTGTTTATGTCATTTTACCCTTCTTTTACCAAGGATACAGAGGAGTTCAGTAAGCTGCTTGAGGGTTATCCCGCTGCACTAAGAGAAGCATTCGGGATTAATCTGGATAACTTCTTTTCAATCCTCGGATTCTATTGCTATGGTCTTTCGTTTGTTACTCTTTGCGGAGCGGTCCAGGCGATGAATCTTGGAACGAGCATTGTCAGCAAAGAGGTCAGGGAAAAAACAGCTGACTTCCTCCTGACAAAACCAGTTACACGTACGGAAGTATTGACGAATAAATTATTGGCTGCGCTGATTTCAATCCTATTAACGAATATTTTTTATTTAACGGCTGCAACTCTATTAGCATACCAAGTAGCAACAGAAGAATTTAATGTTCGTATCTTCATCCTCCTTTCATTAACTTTACTATTTGTCCAACTAATTTTTCTAGCATTAGGAATCATTATTTCTGTCATGGCTCAAAAGATAAAATCAGTGTTAACTTTGTCGTTGGCAACCGTTTTTGCCTTCTATTTCTTAGGGATGTTTAGTGCTGATGAAGCGAAACGGTATCTTTCACCGTTTAAATATTTTGACACGGCTTATATCATAGAACAATCCAGTTATGAGACTTCATTTTTGATTGCCGGAGCAATCGTCATTATTACAGCCATTGGAGCAAGCTACTATATCTATCCTAAAAAGGATATACACTCAGTTTAAACATGTCCAAGGAGGGGTGATGATAGAATGAATATATTTTTAAAAGAAATGAAGTCACATAGAAAATCGCTTATTTTTTGGAGTATTGGCGTTATTCTTATGGTTGCCTCGGGGATGGTTAAATATGAGAGTCTATCTTCTTCGGGTCAGTCAATGAATGAAATGCTCTCGGGAATGCCAAAATCAATGTTGGCTGTTTTAGGAATAGGTGAATTTGATATATCAACCGCAACCGGGTATTACGGTTTACTTTTTATCTATTTGTTATTAATGGCAACCATTCATGCAGCGATGCTGGGGGCAACGATTATTGCAAAAGAAGAGCGGGACAAAACCTCTGAGTTTTTATTCGTTAAGCCCGTATCAAGAAATCAAATTATTACCGCAAAATTGCTAGCTGCACTCTTAAATATTTTTATCCTAAATCTGGTTACCTTCGTCTCGTCCCTTGTTTTAGTCGGTAAATACAGCGATGGTGAGGTCGCAACGGGTGATATTGCAATTACGATGGCTGGTATGTTTATTTTGCAACTTCTATTTATGGTGATTGGCAGTTCCCTTGCTGCGGTTAAAAGAAAATCCAAAACAGCGGCTTCCTTAGCTGCTGGAGTTCTCTTAATTACGTATATTATTTCGGTTGCCGTTGACTTGAATGAAAATATAGTTTGGTTAAAATACCTCACCCCTTTTAAATATTTCGAAGCAAAAAATGTAATGTTTGGCGGCGGATTAGACATCGTCTATGTTCTATTGTCTATTACCATCATTGGAGTTCTAGGTGTTATAACCTATATCTCTTATCAAAAACGCGACTTGAATGTGTAAATAAGGTGGTAATAGTGTTAAAATAGTAAAGTTGAATTGGAAAAAGGAGGATACTACGATGCAACAAAATGAAAACACTACATTACCGCCAAAAACATGCTCGATCGATCGATTAATTACGATGGAATCGGATATTAAAATGGTGCTTGCTGGGGAAAAAACAGCTACCCGCAGGAATGGCAGATATGCTGATCCAGGTGAAATCATGACTCTCGAAGGGAAGCAATTTGTAATCGAGCGCGTGTATTCGCAAAGTTTAGGTGAATTAACGGATGAGGATGCTCGCCGCGAGGGCTACCCTACGGTTGAAGAGTATAAGCAATCGATTCTTGCCTATCACCCAGGTATGCCTTGGCTTCCACAAATGCGCGTTTGGGTTCATGAGTTTAGCCCAGTACAAGAATAAAGTAAGGTATGAGTTCTTTTCCTAGGACTCATACTTTTTTTTGCTATAATAGCTTTAACATAATTATGAAAAGATTTCCTGAGGTGAGATTTCATGGGATTTTTAACAAAATACATTAGGAAATATTGGAAGTATTTTAGCTTAGCAGTTTTATTTTTAACCTTCGAAGCCATCAGTGATTTGTTAATGCCAACGATTATGGCAAAAATCATCGATGTTGGTGTGGCAGGCAGAGATCTAGACTATGTTTTAAAAATGGGAGGATTAATGCTGCTGATTACCCTTTTTGGAGCGATTTCGGCTTCAACAAGAAGTGTCCTCGCCAGCATTGTCTCGCAAAACTTTGGAGCAGAGTTAAGGTCGGATTTATATCAAAAAATTCAAGCGCTATCATTCAAGAATATTGATCGTTTTGAGCGTGCATCGTTAATCACAAGGCTGACCAATGATGTAACACAGGTGCAAATTTTTGCGAATGGCTTAATGCGAATCTTTGTTAAATCGCCGCTGCTGGCAATCGGCGGATTGATCATGGCGACTCGGTTAAATCTCCATCTATCGGTCGTATTAATTGTCGTTGTTCCAATTGTGGCTCTTTTTATTATTCTAAATCTGCGACTAGGGTTCCCGATGTTCTCTAAAGTACAAAAGGCGCTTGACTCTGTCAATGGAGTGATGCGTGAGTATTTATCTGGAGTTCGCGTCGTCAAGGCATTCAACCGTTTTGATGTTGAAGTCAATAAATTTGATAAAACCAATGAACACTTCAAAAAACAATCCATTTCAGCAACAAGGTTAATGGCCGTGTTCAGCCCGGCGATTATGCTAACGGTTAATCTTGGAATTGTAGCTGTGCTTTGGATTGGCGGCTTTGGTGTGACAAATGGCGATGTCCAGGTGGGTCATATTATTGCCTTTATCAACTACATGACGCAAATACTTTTTTCATTGATGATGATTTCGATGGTATTTAATATGTTTGTCCGTGCAAAAACTTCTGCCGTGCGGATTAGTGAGGTTTTTGAACAGACTGACGATTTAACATGGGAGGATGAAACCCGCTCTATCCCAGTTGAAAAAGGAAGAATTGAATTTAACAATGTTTTCTTTTCGTATGAAGGAACAAGTGGTGAGCCTGTGCTGAAGAATATAAACTTAACCATTTTACCAGGAGAAACGGTCGGGATTATTGGCTCAACAGGCTCGGGTAAAAGTACACTGGTTGACTTGATTCCTCGCTTTTATGATGTAAGTGCCGGAAATATTAAAGTGGACGGAGAGGATATCCACCTCGTTGATCCTAAAAGATTGAGAGAAAAAATTGCTTTCGTTCCACAAAAAACAATCCTTTTTACCGGAACTGTCGAGGAAAACATAAAATGGGGAAAAGAAGATGCCTCAGTCGAAGAAATGGTAAGAGCAGCAGTGATTGCCGGTGCGCATGACTTTATTGCATCCTCACCTGAAGGGTATCAAACTAGAATTGGTCAGGGCGGAGTGAACTTTTCAGGCGGCCAAAAGCAAAGGATTTCGATCGCTAGGGCATTAATTAAGAATCCTCAAATTCTAATCTTAGATGATAGTACCAGTGCGGTTGACGTTACCACGGAGGAAAGAATTAAAGCGGGATTAAAAAAGTATGCAAAAGGACTAACCTGTCTCCTCATTGCACAAAGAATTACCTCCATTCTCGATGCCGACAAAATCGTTGTCATGGATCACGGTGAAATCGTCGGAATTGGAAAACATGAGGAATTGGTGCGAGACTGCAGGGTGTATCAGGAAATCTATCAATCACAGGTCGGTCAGGAGGTGGCGCTCTAAATGTCGAAAGCAGCAGACCAATCAACTAATAATCCCCCTCCTCTATCGATACCGGGAAGACCTGGCGGCTTTCCTGGAGGTCATCGCCGGGGGGCGCCGATTGTAAAACCGAAGAACTTTAAAGAGACCATGCGAAGGCTGTGGCATTATTTTGGCAATGAAAGAAAAATGCTGAGTCTTGTGTTTTTATTTATTATTTTCAGTTCGGCACTCTCGCTGCTCACCCCATTTTTAATTGGTAAAGGTGTTGATGCCATAAGCCTGGGTAAAACAGTGGATTTTAATTTTCTAGAAGTAATGGTGATTATTTTAATAACGTCTTTTGTTTTAGAGGCTGTGCTGTCATTTATGCAAGGCTGGTTAATGGCAGGCGTCTCACAGCGAATTGTTAAAAGACTGCGGGATGCGCTGTTTAAAAAGCTGCAAAAGCTGCCAGTCTCCTTTTTTGACAAGCGGACACATGGAGAATTAATGAGCAGGCTCACAAATGATATCGATAATGTCAGCAGTACGATTTCCCAATCTACGACACAATTGATGTCAGGAGTCATCGTTATAAGTGGCTCATTCATTATGATGTTAATTTTGAGTCCCATTTTAACAGTGGCAAGTTTGCTGACGGTGCCTCTAGTGTTTTTGTTAACCAAAACGATTGCAAAAAGGACAAGTGCCCTGTTTAAAGATCAGCAAATTCAGCTAGGGAAATTAAATGGTCAAATAGAAGAGACCATTTCGGGGATTGAAGTAGTAAAAGCGTTTAATCATGAAGAAAAGGTAATCTCTGAGTTTGAAGAAGTTAATCTGAAACTGCGTGAGGTTGGTCTTAAGGCGCAAATATGGTCTGGATTTCTGATGCCGATCATGAATGTGATCAACAATTTAGGTTTTGCGATAGTTGCTGTAACCGGGGGTTTTCTTGCTGTCAAGGGCATGATAACCGTAGGTGCGATTGCAAGTTTTATTACCTACTCAAGGCAGTTTGTCAGACCGCTTAACGACCTCGCGCAAATTTTTAATATGCTGCAGTCAGGTGTAGCGGGAGCGGAACGAGTATTTGAGATTCTCGATGAGCAAGAAGAGCCGGATGATAGGCCGAACGCGGTCAGGTTAGATAAACCGAAAGGGCATGTTGTTTTTGAAAATGTGAGTTTCGGTTATCGCGGTGATGTACCGATATTAAAAAATGTGAGTTTTGAGGCTGAAATTGGCAGCAGCACGGCGTTGGTAGGGCCAACTGGAGCCGGGAAAACAACAATCGTTAATTTATTGACAAGATTCTATGATGTAACAGAGGGCCGAATCTTATTAGATGGACGAGATATTAGGGACTATACCCGTGACAGCTTAAGAAGCAGTTTTGGCTTTGTGCTGCAGGATACCTACCTGTTTTCAGGAACCATAAAGGATAATATCAAGTACGCAAAGCCCTCAGCAAGTGAAGAAGAAGTTGTGCATGCTGCGAAAATGGCGAATGCGGATTCGTTTATTAATCGTCTGCCTAAAGGTTACGAAACAGTCCTATCAGAAAACGGAGGAAATTTAAGTCAAGGACAGCGCCAGTTAATTGCGATTGCCAGAGTGATTCTCGCAAAGCCATCGGTACTAATTTTAGATGAAGCCACTAGCAGTATTGATACCCGTACGGAACTGCATATCCAAGAGGCGCTGCTATCCTTAATGGAGGGAAGAACCAGTTTTATTATCGCTCATCGTTTGAATACGATCCGTGACGCAGATACGATTATGGTAATTGAAAATGGCAGGATTGTAGAAAGAGGAAATCACAGTCAACTTATGAACCAGCAAGGAAGTTATTACCATATGTTCTTCAATCAATTTAAAAATATCGAGGCTGGTGTTGATTAAATAAAGAGAATTCTTTAGGGAATAATGAAAGGAAAGGAGGCTGGTTATGAAAAAAGAAATTTCTAATCGGAAATTACTCTGGGTTTCTGGTACGGGTTGGATGTTTGATGCAATGGATGTAGGAATGCTTTCCTTCATTATTGCGGCTTTAAAAGTAGAATGGGATCTATCCGCACAGCAAATGGGCTGGATTGGAAGCATTCAATCCATCGGAATGGCTGTAGGAGCACTTATTTTTGGATTAATGGCCGACCGTATTGGACGGAAAAATGTTTTTATCATTACATTATTATTATTTTCGATTGGCAGCGGAATTTCCGCATTTGCCACATCCATTACCATCTTTCTTATATTAAGGTTTTTTATTGGGATGGGTCTTGGCGGTGAACTTCCAGTTGCATCGACACTTGTGTCTGAAAGTGTGCCAGCTGAAAAACGGGGCCGAATTGTTGTTTTACTGGAGAGTTTTTGGGCTGCTGGCTGGCTGATCGCTGCAGTTATTTCTTATTTTATTATTCCGAGGTTTGGCTGGTCGACTGCCTTGTTAATTAGCGCAACACCGGCATTGTACGCTCTATATTTACGGGTGGGTCTGCCAGATTCACCAAGATTTGAAGCCATAAAAGATAAAGAAAAGATATCAGCATTTCAAAGTATCGCCAATCTATGGACAAATGAGTATCGCCGCCGAACAACCATGCTTTGGATCGTTTGGTTCTGTGTTGTTTTTTCCTATTATGGAATGTTCCTATGGCTTCCAAGTGTGATGGTGTTGAAAGGTTTCAGTCTTATTAAAAGTTTTGGCTATGTTTTGATTATGACTCTGGCGCAATTGCCAGGTTATTTTACGGCAGCATGGGCGATTGAGAAATTCGGACGAAAGTTTGTCTTAGCTGTCTATTTAATTGGAACAGCCATTAGCGCCTTTCTTTTTGGGAATGCCGAGTCCACTGCACTATTAATCACTTCGGGAATATTATTATCCTTCTTTAATTTGGGAGCGTGGGGCGGATTATATGCCTATACACCAGAACAGTATCCTACGATTATTCGTGGAACGGGTTCAGGGTCGGCAGCTTCATTTGGCCGTTTAGGGGGAGTGCTTGGACCGCTATTAGTCGGTTATCTTGTTGCACAACAAACCCCAATTTCTACTATATTTACAATCTTTTGTATATCCGTTTTCGTGGCCGCGTTTGCTGTCATCTTTTTAGGAAAAGAAACAAAAAATGTAGTATTAGAATAATGTTTAGTTGAGAGAGAATTCCCATACGGAATCTCTCTCTTATTTTTTAACACAGTATCACTTTAAAGACTAGCAGTGTATGGACCCCTTTTTTCCTACGAATATAGTGGGAAATCACTATGTATTTGATTTTTCAGAATTATATTAAAATAACGCATATAAGTACTAGACGAATAGAAATTTATCTTGTACAATGTTTTCAGAATATTATCTTTTTTTAAACATCTCGGGGATATACAACGGGTTAAGGGGACTATTCAAAAATAGGGGGTATAGACAATGCGAAAGAAAAAACTTGCGGGTATTTTTATGTCGTTCATGATGGCGGCAGGTGTGTTGGCTGGCTGTGGTGGTGCATCCAGTACAAGCGGTGACAAAGACAGCGAAACAATTAAAATTGGAGCCAACCTTGAGCTTTCCGGCGGAGTAGCATCCTACGGTCAGTCCATTGAAGAAGGTCTGAAATTGGCTATTGAAGAAATCAACAAAGAAGGTATTGATGGCAAGAAGATTGAACTTGTAACCTTCGATAATAAATCAGATGCGGCTGAAGCAACAAATGGGGCCATTAAATTAATCAGCCAAGATAAAGTTTCAGCAATCATTGGTGCAGCAACAAGTACAAATACATTGGCACAGGTGGAAATTGCACAGAAAAATAAAACTCCACTGATTACACCAACAGGAACAAACTCAACGATTACTTTCAAGGAAGGGGTTTTAAATGATTTTGTATTCCGTACTTGTTTCATTGACCCATTCCAAGGAACTGTAGCCGCTAACTTTGCTTCAAAAGATCTTAAAGTGAAAAATGCAGCTA from Neobacillus sp. CF12 encodes:
- the pepT gene encoding peptidase T, whose amino-acid sequence is MKNEMIERFTSYVKVDTQSDESNESCPSTPGQLTLANMLVEELTSIGMQDVTIDENGYVMATLPSNTDKDVPTIGFLAHVDTATDFTGKNVNPQIIENYDGKDITLNPNVTMSTKDFPSLPSYKGHTLITTDGTTLLGADNKAGIAEIMTAMSYLIQHPEIKHGKVRVAFTPDEEIGRGPHKFDVAAFNAKYAYTVDGGPLGELEYESFNAAAAKITINGTNIHPGSAKDKMVNSMKIAMELHSQLPPLEAPEHTEGYEGFYHLISFHGDVEQTKLNYIIRDHDKEIFAARKNRITSIVDLLNERYGKGTVLLELKDQYYNMGEKIKPVMEIVDIAQQAMESLGIKPLIKPIRGGTDGSQLSYMGLPTPNIFTGGENFHGKYEFISVDNMIKATNTVIEIVKLFEQKA
- a CDS encoding nuclease-related domain-containing protein, with translation MKERSDSLTLKGLIYAQSRLAANHPIVPVLQAKQSAIEAGIGGEQRVTEALQKYRFPFKNNIFHDLSLSSDTNFQMDHLIKTPHFGVILETKNMSGSLEFRENPPQLVQKKDDGQINYYESPVVQLERNIELLTAWLSQRNIDLPLYGAIVLAYPKQHVEIPPANTKLLFPNLIPPFIKDLSQQGTKLDTSTFNRLSSDLLKSHRTFIPKPICESYQIGLNHIQPGVRCGTCGKIRMDKLPRTWHCPICKVNDHLAHRGSLAEWFLVVKRTITNRECREFLGVDIHTATRILSSMQLKYKGTFRNRIYYINFHEDPFK
- a CDS encoding TetR/AcrR family transcriptional regulator → MFSKFMSLDSEKQNRIINAAIKEFAQKGYDSASTNEIVKEAGISKGLLFHYFQSKKQLFFFLFDYCYNLVADEFYKKVDLTERDFFKRIRQSVHIKMDLQTKYPEILTFIQEAFMQDSPEIKDEFDKKKQELNAVNIRIIYDGIDLSKFREDVDVQKILKVITWTFEKMSDEELLKAKMVPGHKIDYEKVFLEAEEYFEIFIKCFYK
- a CDS encoding ABC transporter ATP-binding protein, coding for MNVIEIKNLTKTYGKARGISDISFNVEEGEIFGFIGPNGAGKSTTIRTLLSLIYPTSGSATIFGKDTVQYAPEIKKEIGYLPSEVFYYDNMKVKDLLNYSASFYKKDCSKRIKELAEIMDLDLNKKIDDLSLGNKKKVGIVQGLLHEPKLIILDEPTSGLDPLMQQKFFELLEEENRKGATILFSSHILTEVQRLCNRVAIIKEGKIVTVEKISTLKENTYKKFKVETKESLDANYFNSMGVNKLEVKGNFTSFLFKGNINDVMRKIADIEITNLWIEEPDLEEIFMHYYEKEA
- a CDS encoding ABC transporter permease subunit, whose product is MNILLHELRAYRKSTIIWTVSLIAIVALFMSFYPSFTKDTEEFSKLLEGYPAALREAFGINLDNFFSILGFYCYGLSFVTLCGAVQAMNLGTSIVSKEVREKTADFLLTKPVTRTEVLTNKLLAALISILLTNIFYLTAATLLAYQVATEEFNVRIFILLSLTLLFVQLIFLALGIIISVMAQKIKSVLTLSLATVFAFYFLGMFSADEAKRYLSPFKYFDTAYIIEQSSYETSFLIAGAIVIITAIGASYYIYPKKDIHSV
- a CDS encoding ABC transporter permease subunit; translated protein: MNIFLKEMKSHRKSLIFWSIGVILMVASGMVKYESLSSSGQSMNEMLSGMPKSMLAVLGIGEFDISTATGYYGLLFIYLLLMATIHAAMLGATIIAKEERDKTSEFLFVKPVSRNQIITAKLLAALLNIFILNLVTFVSSLVLVGKYSDGEVATGDIAITMAGMFILQLLFMVIGSSLAAVKRKSKTAASLAAGVLLITYIISVAVDLNENIVWLKYLTPFKYFEAKNVMFGGGLDIVYVLLSITIIGVLGVITYISYQKRDLNV
- a CDS encoding ASCH domain-containing protein, whose amino-acid sequence is MQQNENTTLPPKTCSIDRLITMESDIKMVLAGEKTATRRNGRYADPGEIMTLEGKQFVIERVYSQSLGELTDEDARREGYPTVEEYKQSILAYHPGMPWLPQMRVWVHEFSPVQE
- a CDS encoding ABC transporter ATP-binding protein, yielding MGFLTKYIRKYWKYFSLAVLFLTFEAISDLLMPTIMAKIIDVGVAGRDLDYVLKMGGLMLLITLFGAISASTRSVLASIVSQNFGAELRSDLYQKIQALSFKNIDRFERASLITRLTNDVTQVQIFANGLMRIFVKSPLLAIGGLIMATRLNLHLSVVLIVVVPIVALFIILNLRLGFPMFSKVQKALDSVNGVMREYLSGVRVVKAFNRFDVEVNKFDKTNEHFKKQSISATRLMAVFSPAIMLTVNLGIVAVLWIGGFGVTNGDVQVGHIIAFINYMTQILFSLMMISMVFNMFVRAKTSAVRISEVFEQTDDLTWEDETRSIPVEKGRIEFNNVFFSYEGTSGEPVLKNINLTILPGETVGIIGSTGSGKSTLVDLIPRFYDVSAGNIKVDGEDIHLVDPKRLREKIAFVPQKTILFTGTVEENIKWGKEDASVEEMVRAAVIAGAHDFIASSPEGYQTRIGQGGVNFSGGQKQRISIARALIKNPQILILDDSTSAVDVTTEERIKAGLKKYAKGLTCLLIAQRITSILDADKIVVMDHGEIVGIGKHEELVRDCRVYQEIYQSQVGQEVAL